In the genome of Colletes latitarsis isolate SP2378_abdomen chromosome 9, iyColLati1, whole genome shotgun sequence, one region contains:
- the LOC143345957 gene encoding DDB1- and CUL4-associated factor 6 isoform X5 → MKKTRSNLFRDIYDLPYNECSKMKLYSSSKASLQMTQRMALLKKLKVHNGCVNSLCWNSTGDLILSGSDDLHLVLTNVYNYKVMTDYKTSHKANIFSAKFLPNSGDHRIVSCSGEGTILYTDLTRKTETFHNQFNCHSGTAYEVATIPDEPHTFLSCGEDATVRLFDLRIKEKCNAFNCRKNVLISLKRAITALSVNLASPHQIAIGCSDSTVRIFDRRTLGNPTSGWLDVTREDLALCTFTVPEFEGNARRMTSLNYSPDGQDVLVSYSSDHVYLFNIKDQGAVQLRKDIGAGKGEERKQRLRPSLPIRRLRLRGDWSDTGPDARPEREGGRSNGTEIAQARPVLHTSLMQRMTDVLSRMLNDPATRAALCGGGEDSLGGVIDHQDNAQNSNENIAETSEERHNEPEGVERVSTQSNQETERQADGLEGASSSGTQSEPETVRSTITKKQSPSEITTVPDQTTDENPVEPTSNVPMKTESSQTKTPKCSMQPCSSRAMDRCNDAPEEDQNSSEDSPRTNMENKQEGHMMENLQDRLTKMRDGFLEKHGSEPAVSLTYTEKSSSSATISLGVADEMIRDSYHAGPSGSRSNATFTGKNHDKHLRYNNTQEKTDESAFTDSDDDDIELRERLRSRVEEEMDEAIGDDRSREDSANCDKAYIPTLRVKQKYTGHRNASFFRTMIKEANFWGDDFVMSGSDCGHVFIWDKETAKLCMLLEADQHVVNCLQPHPYLPLLATAGIDYDVKLWAPINEEPTFDEKFAENLKKRNAIMLEETRDTMTVPATFMIRMLACLNQMRRGRGRYRGRTGYEPTELRGC, encoded by the exons ATGAAGAAGACACGCTCAAATCTGTTCCGTGACATTTATGATCTGCCATATAATGAGTGCTCCAAGATGAAGCTTTACTCCAGCAGTAAAG CAAGTCTTCAAATGACACAGCGTATGGCTTTATTAAAGAAGCTTAAGGTACACAATGGTTGTGTAAACTCTCTTTGTTGGAATTCTACTGGTGATTTGATATTGTCTGGTAGCGATGATCTGCATCTTGTACTTACAAATGTTTATAATTACAAG GTGATGACAGATTACAAAACCAGTCACAAAGCAAATATATTTAGTGCTAAGTTTTTGCCTAATAGCGGGGATCATCGGATAGTTTCGTGTAGCGGCGAGGGCACTATTTTATATACAG ATTTAACGAGAAAAACAGAAACGTTTCATAATCAATTCAATTGTCATAGCGGTACCGCTTATGAAGTAGCAACAATACCTGATGAGCCACACACATTTCTAAGCTGCGGGGAGGACGCGACTGTAAGATTGTTCGATCTCAGAATAAAAGAGAAATGCAATGCCTTCAATTGTAGGAAG AATGTACTGATTTCCCTTAAAAGAGCTATAACTGCTCTGTCAGTGAATCTTGCTTCGCCCCACCAAATAGCGATCGGTTGTTCCGATAGTACAGTAAGAATATTTGATAGGAGAACACTCGGGAACCCGACATCTG GGTGGTTAGATGTGACTAGAGAAGACCTTGCCTTATGCACGTTCACAGTTCCGGAATTCGAAGGAAATGCTCGTAGAATGACATCGCTGAATTACAGTCCCGATGGACAAGATGTTCTTGTTAGTTATAGTAGCGACCACGTTTACCTGTTTAACATAAAG GATCAAGGTGCCGTACAATTGAGGAAAGACATTGGAGCAGGAAAAGGAGAAGAAAGGAAACAAAGGTTACGACCGTCTCTACCAATACGTAGATTGAGACTTAGGGGTGATTGGTCCGATACCGGTCCCGACGCTCGACCTGAACGCGAAGGTGGTCGAAGTAACGGTACAG AAATTGCTCAAGCCAGACCTGTGCTTCACACTTCGTTAATGCAGAGGATGACGGATGTTCTAAGTAGAATGTTAAATGATCCAGCCACTAGAGCCGCGTTATGCGGGGGCGGTGAAGATAGTTTAGGTGGTGTGATCGATCACCAAGATAATGCTCAAAATAGCAACGAAAACATTGCGGAAACCAGCGAGGAAAGACACAACGAACCCGAAGGAGTTGAAAGAGTCTCGACCCAGAGTAATCAAGAAACAG AACGTCAAGCAGACGGATTGGAAGGTGCAAGTTCCAGCGGCACGCAAAGCGAACCCGAAACAGTCCGTTCTACGATAACGAAAAAACAATCTCCGTCGGAAATTACGACAGTTCCGGATCAAACGACTGACGAAAACCCGGTTGAACCCACATCGAATGTTCCTATGAAAACTGAATCTAGTCAAACAAAAACACCGAAGTGTTCTATGCAACCTTGTTCATCGCGCGCGATGGACAGGTGCAACGACGCCCCCGAGGAAGATCAAAATAGTAGCGAAGATTCCCCGCGTACAAATATGGAGAATAAACAAGAGGGGCATATGATGGAGAATCTTCAAGATAGACTGACGAAAATGAGAGACGGTTTCCTCGAAAA ACACGGTAGCGAGCCGGCAGTGAGTTTAACTTACACGGAGAAAAGTTCGTCGAGCGCAACGATATCTCTTGGCGTGGCCGACGAAATGATTCGCGACAGTTATCACGCAG GTCCATCTGGTAGTCGCAGTAACGCAACATTCACGGGCAAAAATCATGACAAACACTTACGATATAATAATACACAAGAAA AGACTGACGAAAGCGCTTTTACCGATAGCGACGATGATGATATAGAGCTTAGAGAAAG GTTGAGAAGTCGAGTGGAAGAAGAAATGGACGAAGCTATCGGCGACGACAGATCGCGAGAAGACTCCGCGAATTGCGATAAAGCATACATACCAACTCTTCGCGTGAAGCAGAAGTACACGGGACACCGCAACGCGAG TTTCTTTAGGACCATGATCAAAGAAGCGAACTTCTGGGGCGACGATTTCGTGATGTCGGGTAGCGATTGCGGCCACGTATTCATTTGGGACAAAGAGACGGCGAAGCTGTGCATGTTACTCGAGGCGGACCAACACGTGGTCAACTGTTTGCAACCGCATCCGTATCTACCTTTGTTGGCTACCGCTGGTATCGATTACGATGTCAAGCTGTGGGCACCGATCAACGAGGAGCCCACGTTCGATGAGAAATTTGCCGAAAAT CTGAAAAAGAGGAACGCTATCATGCTGGAAGAGACCAGAGACACAATGACTGTACCTGCTACGTTTATGATCAGAATGCTGGCATGTCTCAATCAGATGCGCAGAG GTCGCGGTCGGTACAGGGGGAGGACCGGATACGAGCCCACCGAATTACGAGGTTGCTAA
- the LOC143345957 gene encoding DDB1- and CUL4-associated factor 6 isoform X7, with translation MKKTRSNLFRDIYDLPYNECSKMKLYSSSKASLQMTQRMALLKKLKVHNGCVNSLCWNSTGDLILSGSDDLHLVLTNVYNYKVMTDYKTSHKANIFSAKFLPNSGDHRIVSCSGEGTILYTDLTRKTETFHNQFNCHSGTAYEVATIPDEPHTFLSCGEDATVRLFDLRIKEKCNAFNCRKNVLISLKRAITALSVNLASPHQIAIGCSDSTVRIFDRRTLGNPTSGWLDVTREDLALCTFTVPEFEGNARRMTSLNYSPDGQDVLVSYSSDHVYLFNIKDQGAVQLRKDIGAGKGEERKQRLRPSLPIRRLRLRGDWSDTGPDARPEREGGRSNEIAQARPVLHTSLMQRMTDVLSRMLNDPATRAALCGGGEDSLGGVIDHQDNAQNSNENIAETSEERHNEPEGVERVSTQSNQETDVAERQADGLEGASSSGTQSEPETVRSTITKKQSPSEITTVPDQTTDENPVEPTSNVPMKTESSQTKTPKCSMQPCSSRAMDRCNDAPEEDQNSSEDSPRTNMENKQEGHMMENLQDRLTKMRDGFLEKHGSEPAVSLTYTEKSSSSATISLGVADEMIRDSYHAGPSGSRSNATFTGKNHDKHLRYNNTQEKTDESAFTDSDDDDIELRERLRSRVEEEMDEAIGDDRSREDSANCDKAYIPTLRVKQKYTGHRNARTMIKEANFWGDDFVMSGSDCGHVFIWDKETAKLCMLLEADQHVVNCLQPHPYLPLLATAGIDYDVKLWAPINEEPTFDEKFAENLKKRNAIMLEETRDTMTVPATFMIRMLACLNQMRRGRGRYRGRTGYEPTELRGC, from the exons ATGAAGAAGACACGCTCAAATCTGTTCCGTGACATTTATGATCTGCCATATAATGAGTGCTCCAAGATGAAGCTTTACTCCAGCAGTAAAG CAAGTCTTCAAATGACACAGCGTATGGCTTTATTAAAGAAGCTTAAGGTACACAATGGTTGTGTAAACTCTCTTTGTTGGAATTCTACTGGTGATTTGATATTGTCTGGTAGCGATGATCTGCATCTTGTACTTACAAATGTTTATAATTACAAG GTGATGACAGATTACAAAACCAGTCACAAAGCAAATATATTTAGTGCTAAGTTTTTGCCTAATAGCGGGGATCATCGGATAGTTTCGTGTAGCGGCGAGGGCACTATTTTATATACAG ATTTAACGAGAAAAACAGAAACGTTTCATAATCAATTCAATTGTCATAGCGGTACCGCTTATGAAGTAGCAACAATACCTGATGAGCCACACACATTTCTAAGCTGCGGGGAGGACGCGACTGTAAGATTGTTCGATCTCAGAATAAAAGAGAAATGCAATGCCTTCAATTGTAGGAAG AATGTACTGATTTCCCTTAAAAGAGCTATAACTGCTCTGTCAGTGAATCTTGCTTCGCCCCACCAAATAGCGATCGGTTGTTCCGATAGTACAGTAAGAATATTTGATAGGAGAACACTCGGGAACCCGACATCTG GGTGGTTAGATGTGACTAGAGAAGACCTTGCCTTATGCACGTTCACAGTTCCGGAATTCGAAGGAAATGCTCGTAGAATGACATCGCTGAATTACAGTCCCGATGGACAAGATGTTCTTGTTAGTTATAGTAGCGACCACGTTTACCTGTTTAACATAAAG GATCAAGGTGCCGTACAATTGAGGAAAGACATTGGAGCAGGAAAAGGAGAAGAAAGGAAACAAAGGTTACGACCGTCTCTACCAATACGTAGATTGAGACTTAGGGGTGATTGGTCCGATACCGGTCCCGACGCTCGACCTGAACGCGAAGGTGGTCGAAGTAACG AAATTGCTCAAGCCAGACCTGTGCTTCACACTTCGTTAATGCAGAGGATGACGGATGTTCTAAGTAGAATGTTAAATGATCCAGCCACTAGAGCCGCGTTATGCGGGGGCGGTGAAGATAGTTTAGGTGGTGTGATCGATCACCAAGATAATGCTCAAAATAGCAACGAAAACATTGCGGAAACCAGCGAGGAAAGACACAACGAACCCGAAGGAGTTGAAAGAGTCTCGACCCAGAGTAATCAAGAAACAG ATGTTGCAGAACGTCAAGCAGACGGATTGGAAGGTGCAAGTTCCAGCGGCACGCAAAGCGAACCCGAAACAGTCCGTTCTACGATAACGAAAAAACAATCTCCGTCGGAAATTACGACAGTTCCGGATCAAACGACTGACGAAAACCCGGTTGAACCCACATCGAATGTTCCTATGAAAACTGAATCTAGTCAAACAAAAACACCGAAGTGTTCTATGCAACCTTGTTCATCGCGCGCGATGGACAGGTGCAACGACGCCCCCGAGGAAGATCAAAATAGTAGCGAAGATTCCCCGCGTACAAATATGGAGAATAAACAAGAGGGGCATATGATGGAGAATCTTCAAGATAGACTGACGAAAATGAGAGACGGTTTCCTCGAAAA ACACGGTAGCGAGCCGGCAGTGAGTTTAACTTACACGGAGAAAAGTTCGTCGAGCGCAACGATATCTCTTGGCGTGGCCGACGAAATGATTCGCGACAGTTATCACGCAG GTCCATCTGGTAGTCGCAGTAACGCAACATTCACGGGCAAAAATCATGACAAACACTTACGATATAATAATACACAAGAAA AGACTGACGAAAGCGCTTTTACCGATAGCGACGATGATGATATAGAGCTTAGAGAAAG GTTGAGAAGTCGAGTGGAAGAAGAAATGGACGAAGCTATCGGCGACGACAGATCGCGAGAAGACTCCGCGAATTGCGATAAAGCATACATACCAACTCTTCGCGTGAAGCAGAAGTACACGGGACACCGCAACGCGAG GACCATGATCAAAGAAGCGAACTTCTGGGGCGACGATTTCGTGATGTCGGGTAGCGATTGCGGCCACGTATTCATTTGGGACAAAGAGACGGCGAAGCTGTGCATGTTACTCGAGGCGGACCAACACGTGGTCAACTGTTTGCAACCGCATCCGTATCTACCTTTGTTGGCTACCGCTGGTATCGATTACGATGTCAAGCTGTGGGCACCGATCAACGAGGAGCCCACGTTCGATGAGAAATTTGCCGAAAAT CTGAAAAAGAGGAACGCTATCATGCTGGAAGAGACCAGAGACACAATGACTGTACCTGCTACGTTTATGATCAGAATGCTGGCATGTCTCAATCAGATGCGCAGAG GTCGCGGTCGGTACAGGGGGAGGACCGGATACGAGCCCACCGAATTACGAGGTTGCTAA
- the LOC143345957 gene encoding DDB1- and CUL4-associated factor 6 isoform X3 has protein sequence MKKTRSNLFRDIYDLPYNECSKMKLYSSSKASLQMTQRMALLKKLKVHNGCVNSLCWNSTGDLILSGSDDLHLVLTNVYNYKVMTDYKTSHKANIFSAKFLPNSGDHRIVSCSGEGTILYTDLTRKTETFHNQFNCHSGTAYEVATIPDEPHTFLSCGEDATVRLFDLRIKEKCNAFNCRKNVLISLKRAITALSVNLASPHQIAIGCSDSTVRIFDRRTLGNPTSGWLDVTREDLALCTFTVPEFEGNARRMTSLNYSPDGQDVLVSYSSDHVYLFNIKDQGAVQLRKDIGAGKGEERKQRLRPSLPIRRLRLRGDWSDTGPDARPEREGGRSNGTEIAQARPVLHTSLMQRMTDVLSRMLNDPATRAALCGGGEDSLGGVIDHQDNAQNSNENIAETSEERHNEPEGVERVSTQSNQETDVAERQADGLEGASSSGTQSEPETVRSTITKKQSPSEITTVPDQTTDENPVEPTSNVPMKTESSQTKTPKCSMQPCSSRAMDRCNDAPEEDQNSSEDSPRTNMENKQEGHMMENLQDRLTKMRDGFLEKHGSEPAVSLTYTEKSSSSATISLGVADEMIRDSYHAGPSGSRSNATFTGKNHDKHLRYNNTQEKTDESAFTDSDDDDIELRERLRSRVEEEMDEAIGDDRSREDSANCDKAYIPTLRVKQKYTGHRNARTMIKEANFWGDDFVMSGSDCGHVFIWDKETAKLCMLLEADQHVVNCLQPHPYLPLLATAGIDYDVKLWAPINEEPTFDEKFAENLKKRNAIMLEETRDTMTVPATFMIRMLACLNQMRRGRGRYRGRTGYEPTELRGC, from the exons ATGAAGAAGACACGCTCAAATCTGTTCCGTGACATTTATGATCTGCCATATAATGAGTGCTCCAAGATGAAGCTTTACTCCAGCAGTAAAG CAAGTCTTCAAATGACACAGCGTATGGCTTTATTAAAGAAGCTTAAGGTACACAATGGTTGTGTAAACTCTCTTTGTTGGAATTCTACTGGTGATTTGATATTGTCTGGTAGCGATGATCTGCATCTTGTACTTACAAATGTTTATAATTACAAG GTGATGACAGATTACAAAACCAGTCACAAAGCAAATATATTTAGTGCTAAGTTTTTGCCTAATAGCGGGGATCATCGGATAGTTTCGTGTAGCGGCGAGGGCACTATTTTATATACAG ATTTAACGAGAAAAACAGAAACGTTTCATAATCAATTCAATTGTCATAGCGGTACCGCTTATGAAGTAGCAACAATACCTGATGAGCCACACACATTTCTAAGCTGCGGGGAGGACGCGACTGTAAGATTGTTCGATCTCAGAATAAAAGAGAAATGCAATGCCTTCAATTGTAGGAAG AATGTACTGATTTCCCTTAAAAGAGCTATAACTGCTCTGTCAGTGAATCTTGCTTCGCCCCACCAAATAGCGATCGGTTGTTCCGATAGTACAGTAAGAATATTTGATAGGAGAACACTCGGGAACCCGACATCTG GGTGGTTAGATGTGACTAGAGAAGACCTTGCCTTATGCACGTTCACAGTTCCGGAATTCGAAGGAAATGCTCGTAGAATGACATCGCTGAATTACAGTCCCGATGGACAAGATGTTCTTGTTAGTTATAGTAGCGACCACGTTTACCTGTTTAACATAAAG GATCAAGGTGCCGTACAATTGAGGAAAGACATTGGAGCAGGAAAAGGAGAAGAAAGGAAACAAAGGTTACGACCGTCTCTACCAATACGTAGATTGAGACTTAGGGGTGATTGGTCCGATACCGGTCCCGACGCTCGACCTGAACGCGAAGGTGGTCGAAGTAACGGTACAG AAATTGCTCAAGCCAGACCTGTGCTTCACACTTCGTTAATGCAGAGGATGACGGATGTTCTAAGTAGAATGTTAAATGATCCAGCCACTAGAGCCGCGTTATGCGGGGGCGGTGAAGATAGTTTAGGTGGTGTGATCGATCACCAAGATAATGCTCAAAATAGCAACGAAAACATTGCGGAAACCAGCGAGGAAAGACACAACGAACCCGAAGGAGTTGAAAGAGTCTCGACCCAGAGTAATCAAGAAACAG ATGTTGCAGAACGTCAAGCAGACGGATTGGAAGGTGCAAGTTCCAGCGGCACGCAAAGCGAACCCGAAACAGTCCGTTCTACGATAACGAAAAAACAATCTCCGTCGGAAATTACGACAGTTCCGGATCAAACGACTGACGAAAACCCGGTTGAACCCACATCGAATGTTCCTATGAAAACTGAATCTAGTCAAACAAAAACACCGAAGTGTTCTATGCAACCTTGTTCATCGCGCGCGATGGACAGGTGCAACGACGCCCCCGAGGAAGATCAAAATAGTAGCGAAGATTCCCCGCGTACAAATATGGAGAATAAACAAGAGGGGCATATGATGGAGAATCTTCAAGATAGACTGACGAAAATGAGAGACGGTTTCCTCGAAAA ACACGGTAGCGAGCCGGCAGTGAGTTTAACTTACACGGAGAAAAGTTCGTCGAGCGCAACGATATCTCTTGGCGTGGCCGACGAAATGATTCGCGACAGTTATCACGCAG GTCCATCTGGTAGTCGCAGTAACGCAACATTCACGGGCAAAAATCATGACAAACACTTACGATATAATAATACACAAGAAA AGACTGACGAAAGCGCTTTTACCGATAGCGACGATGATGATATAGAGCTTAGAGAAAG GTTGAGAAGTCGAGTGGAAGAAGAAATGGACGAAGCTATCGGCGACGACAGATCGCGAGAAGACTCCGCGAATTGCGATAAAGCATACATACCAACTCTTCGCGTGAAGCAGAAGTACACGGGACACCGCAACGCGAG GACCATGATCAAAGAAGCGAACTTCTGGGGCGACGATTTCGTGATGTCGGGTAGCGATTGCGGCCACGTATTCATTTGGGACAAAGAGACGGCGAAGCTGTGCATGTTACTCGAGGCGGACCAACACGTGGTCAACTGTTTGCAACCGCATCCGTATCTACCTTTGTTGGCTACCGCTGGTATCGATTACGATGTCAAGCTGTGGGCACCGATCAACGAGGAGCCCACGTTCGATGAGAAATTTGCCGAAAAT CTGAAAAAGAGGAACGCTATCATGCTGGAAGAGACCAGAGACACAATGACTGTACCTGCTACGTTTATGATCAGAATGCTGGCATGTCTCAATCAGATGCGCAGAG GTCGCGGTCGGTACAGGGGGAGGACCGGATACGAGCCCACCGAATTACGAGGTTGCTAA
- the LOC143345957 gene encoding DDB1- and CUL4-associated factor 6 isoform X2, with protein sequence MKKTRSNLFRDIYDLPYNECSKMKLYSSSKASLQMTQRMALLKKLKVHNGCVNSLCWNSTGDLILSGSDDLHLVLTNVYNYKVMTDYKTSHKANIFSAKFLPNSGDHRIVSCSGEGTILYTDLTRKTETFHNQFNCHSGTAYEVATIPDEPHTFLSCGEDATVRLFDLRIKEKCNAFNCRKNVLISLKRAITALSVNLASPHQIAIGCSDSTVRIFDRRTLGNPTSGWLDVTREDLALCTFTVPEFEGNARRMTSLNYSPDGQDVLVSYSSDHVYLFNIKDQGAVQLRKDIGAGKGEERKQRLRPSLPIRRLRLRGDWSDTGPDARPEREGGRSNEIAQARPVLHTSLMQRMTDVLSRMLNDPATRAALCGGGEDSLGGVIDHQDNAQNSNENIAETSEERHNEPEGVERVSTQSNQETDVAERQADGLEGASSSGTQSEPETVRSTITKKQSPSEITTVPDQTTDENPVEPTSNVPMKTESSQTKTPKCSMQPCSSRAMDRCNDAPEEDQNSSEDSPRTNMENKQEGHMMENLQDRLTKMRDGFLEKHGSEPAVSLTYTEKSSSSATISLGVADEMIRDSYHAGPSGSRSNATFTGKNHDKHLRYNNTQEKTDESAFTDSDDDDIELRERLRSRVEEEMDEAIGDDRSREDSANCDKAYIPTLRVKQKYTGHRNASFFRTMIKEANFWGDDFVMSGSDCGHVFIWDKETAKLCMLLEADQHVVNCLQPHPYLPLLATAGIDYDVKLWAPINEEPTFDEKFAENLKKRNAIMLEETRDTMTVPATFMIRMLACLNQMRRGRGRYRGRTGYEPTELRGC encoded by the exons ATGAAGAAGACACGCTCAAATCTGTTCCGTGACATTTATGATCTGCCATATAATGAGTGCTCCAAGATGAAGCTTTACTCCAGCAGTAAAG CAAGTCTTCAAATGACACAGCGTATGGCTTTATTAAAGAAGCTTAAGGTACACAATGGTTGTGTAAACTCTCTTTGTTGGAATTCTACTGGTGATTTGATATTGTCTGGTAGCGATGATCTGCATCTTGTACTTACAAATGTTTATAATTACAAG GTGATGACAGATTACAAAACCAGTCACAAAGCAAATATATTTAGTGCTAAGTTTTTGCCTAATAGCGGGGATCATCGGATAGTTTCGTGTAGCGGCGAGGGCACTATTTTATATACAG ATTTAACGAGAAAAACAGAAACGTTTCATAATCAATTCAATTGTCATAGCGGTACCGCTTATGAAGTAGCAACAATACCTGATGAGCCACACACATTTCTAAGCTGCGGGGAGGACGCGACTGTAAGATTGTTCGATCTCAGAATAAAAGAGAAATGCAATGCCTTCAATTGTAGGAAG AATGTACTGATTTCCCTTAAAAGAGCTATAACTGCTCTGTCAGTGAATCTTGCTTCGCCCCACCAAATAGCGATCGGTTGTTCCGATAGTACAGTAAGAATATTTGATAGGAGAACACTCGGGAACCCGACATCTG GGTGGTTAGATGTGACTAGAGAAGACCTTGCCTTATGCACGTTCACAGTTCCGGAATTCGAAGGAAATGCTCGTAGAATGACATCGCTGAATTACAGTCCCGATGGACAAGATGTTCTTGTTAGTTATAGTAGCGACCACGTTTACCTGTTTAACATAAAG GATCAAGGTGCCGTACAATTGAGGAAAGACATTGGAGCAGGAAAAGGAGAAGAAAGGAAACAAAGGTTACGACCGTCTCTACCAATACGTAGATTGAGACTTAGGGGTGATTGGTCCGATACCGGTCCCGACGCTCGACCTGAACGCGAAGGTGGTCGAAGTAACG AAATTGCTCAAGCCAGACCTGTGCTTCACACTTCGTTAATGCAGAGGATGACGGATGTTCTAAGTAGAATGTTAAATGATCCAGCCACTAGAGCCGCGTTATGCGGGGGCGGTGAAGATAGTTTAGGTGGTGTGATCGATCACCAAGATAATGCTCAAAATAGCAACGAAAACATTGCGGAAACCAGCGAGGAAAGACACAACGAACCCGAAGGAGTTGAAAGAGTCTCGACCCAGAGTAATCAAGAAACAG ATGTTGCAGAACGTCAAGCAGACGGATTGGAAGGTGCAAGTTCCAGCGGCACGCAAAGCGAACCCGAAACAGTCCGTTCTACGATAACGAAAAAACAATCTCCGTCGGAAATTACGACAGTTCCGGATCAAACGACTGACGAAAACCCGGTTGAACCCACATCGAATGTTCCTATGAAAACTGAATCTAGTCAAACAAAAACACCGAAGTGTTCTATGCAACCTTGTTCATCGCGCGCGATGGACAGGTGCAACGACGCCCCCGAGGAAGATCAAAATAGTAGCGAAGATTCCCCGCGTACAAATATGGAGAATAAACAAGAGGGGCATATGATGGAGAATCTTCAAGATAGACTGACGAAAATGAGAGACGGTTTCCTCGAAAA ACACGGTAGCGAGCCGGCAGTGAGTTTAACTTACACGGAGAAAAGTTCGTCGAGCGCAACGATATCTCTTGGCGTGGCCGACGAAATGATTCGCGACAGTTATCACGCAG GTCCATCTGGTAGTCGCAGTAACGCAACATTCACGGGCAAAAATCATGACAAACACTTACGATATAATAATACACAAGAAA AGACTGACGAAAGCGCTTTTACCGATAGCGACGATGATGATATAGAGCTTAGAGAAAG GTTGAGAAGTCGAGTGGAAGAAGAAATGGACGAAGCTATCGGCGACGACAGATCGCGAGAAGACTCCGCGAATTGCGATAAAGCATACATACCAACTCTTCGCGTGAAGCAGAAGTACACGGGACACCGCAACGCGAG TTTCTTTAGGACCATGATCAAAGAAGCGAACTTCTGGGGCGACGATTTCGTGATGTCGGGTAGCGATTGCGGCCACGTATTCATTTGGGACAAAGAGACGGCGAAGCTGTGCATGTTACTCGAGGCGGACCAACACGTGGTCAACTGTTTGCAACCGCATCCGTATCTACCTTTGTTGGCTACCGCTGGTATCGATTACGATGTCAAGCTGTGGGCACCGATCAACGAGGAGCCCACGTTCGATGAGAAATTTGCCGAAAAT CTGAAAAAGAGGAACGCTATCATGCTGGAAGAGACCAGAGACACAATGACTGTACCTGCTACGTTTATGATCAGAATGCTGGCATGTCTCAATCAGATGCGCAGAG GTCGCGGTCGGTACAGGGGGAGGACCGGATACGAGCCCACCGAATTACGAGGTTGCTAA